One Sus scrofa isolate TJ Tabasco breed Duroc chromosome 1, Sscrofa11.1, whole genome shotgun sequence DNA segment encodes these proteins:
- the IFN-ALPHA-4 gene encoding interferon-alpha-4 precursor — MAPTSAFFTALVLLSCNAICSLGCDLPQTHSLAHTRALRLLAQMRRISPFSCLDHRRDFGSPHEALGGNQVQKAQAMALVHEMLQQTFQLFSTEGSAAAWDESLLHQFCTGLDQQLRDLEACVMQEVGLEGTPLLEEDSILAVRKYFHRLTLYLQEKSYSPCAWEIIRAEVMRVFSSSTNLQDRFRKKE, encoded by the coding sequence ATGGCCCCAACCTCAGCCTTCTTCACAGCCCTGGTGCTGCTCAGCTGCAATGCCATCTGCTCTCTGGGCTGCGACCTGCCTCAGACCCACAGCCTGGCTCACACCAGGGCCCTGAGGCTCCTGGCACAAATGAGGAGAATCTCCCCCTTCTCCTGCCTGGACCACAGAAGGGACTTTGGATCCCCTCATGAGGCCTTGGGGGGCAACCAGGTCCAGAAGGCTCAAGCCATGGCTCTGGTGCATGAGATGCTCCAGCAGACCTTCCAGCTCTTCAGCACAGAGGGCTCGGCTGCTGCCTGGGATGAGAGCCTCCTGCACCAGTTCTGCACTGGACTGGATCAGCAGCTCAGGGACCTGGAAGCCTGTGTCAtgcaggaggtggggctggaaggGACCCCCCTGCTGGAGGAGGACTCCATCCTGGCTGTGAGGAAATACTTCCACAGACTCACCCTCTATCTGCAAGAGAAGAGCTACAGCCCCTGTGCCTGGGAGATCATCAGGGCAGAAGTCATGAGAGTCTTCTCTTCCTCCACAAACCTGCAAGACAGATTCAGGAAGAAGGAGTGA
- the IFN-OMEGA-2 gene encoding interferon-omega-2 (The RefSeq protein has 1 substitution compared to this genomic sequence): MALGDLWAVICLRTCACQQKNLALLCQIRRISPSFCLKDRKDFGFPQEMVEGSQLQKVQAISVFHEMLQQTFLLFHIERSSAAWDSTLLDKLCSGLHQQLEDLDPCLVQVMGEQASSLGMAVKRYFERIHLFLKEKKYSDCVWEIVRVEIMKPLSSLNSFARKVKNYGCRHGVSLK; this comes from the coding sequence ATGGCCCTGGGGGATCTCTGGGCTGTGATCTGTCTCAGGACATGTGCATGTCAGCAGAAGAACCTGGCGCTTCTGTGTCAGATAAGGAGAATCTCCCCTTCCTTCTGTCTGAAGGACAGAAAAGACTTTGGGTTCCCCCAGGAGATGGTGGAAGGCAGCCAGCTGCAGAAGGTCCAGGCCATCTCTGTCTTCCATGAGATGCTCCAGCAGACCTTCCTCCTCTTCCACATAGAGCGCTCCTCTGCTGCCTGGGACTCCACCCTCCTGGACAAGCTCTGCTCTGGACTCCATCAGCAGCTGGAAGACCTAGACCCCTGCTTGGTGCAGGTGATGGGAGAGCAGGCATCCTCCTTGGGAATGGCTGTGAAGAGGTACTTTGAGAGAATCCATCTCttcctgaaagagaagaaatacagtGACTGTGTCTGGGAGATTGTCAGAGTGGAAATCATGAAACCCTTGTCTTCCTTAAACAGTTTTGCAAGAAAGGTTAAGAATTATGGATGCAGACATGGGGTCACCTTGAAATGA